Within the Glycine soja cultivar W05 chromosome 3, ASM419377v2, whole genome shotgun sequence genome, the region tttatgtttatatgcactgctagttttatttatggtAGTTGGCTTGCTCATTCTAAAGCATTTGGAAAAGTTttacttgattttgatgattatgCAGTGAaatacttttatctttttgtgaaaatgggTGTATgatgtgattttgatttgaatgcatgattgtgatgaagtttgtgtttcttttcatgagtttgagcaagtgtgtatgttagacaaagaaacaacaaGAGTGAGAACtttcaattagaattgttagtcagtagacagattgattgtgaaagaaaagcttgaaccaaaaccggtgagagtgtgatcttaaactgTGATCGAACGACTAGCtatgagtaataatctttgcatcaatctcttaattttagaatgaaatgtataaatgaggacatgatggaggccatgattgtgcatacacaagccttttgaccaaaaagcttaccttgaatgataattgtaccatttgcaccctttgtgagcTGAATGATGTTGTCAATAATTGAACCCTGAACCTAAATGATTATCTCCAgataccttgcttagattctaggagagcatatggttcaaggcaaattcaccccaaatttgggggagtggaactaattgggatgcaaagaaagagataaagcatcaacacacacaacaaataagttgtgtgttaaaaaaaaaaaaaaaaaaagaaagcaatcaaagaaaatgtgtgttgatgtaataaggtcaaaagcaaatgaaagtgaaaagctagtgagcatgctaattgtattgaaaagatcacttggataagtctaggatttgtgctctcttagaatctaagcctttgaatcctagaaaaacctcACTACAAGCATGGAAAAGTCCTTCAGATTCTGTTTATACATAtttgactttatggcatgagatgaagtgcaaagattggacctcttgctagttgttattaatgaatagcttaaacacttgtgcgtgAGTGAAACAGtggccgtgagactgtggtttaagctactttccttgatatctgtcttatgcctaacttcatctaattgttcaggttacattttattcttctctttggataatTGCATACCTTGTAAAAGACAAGTGAAGAGGGCATTTTGtttcattctcttatcatgcaatcagtaacttttgttgcatacacctttgtacatagtcattgcatgttattgtcacttggggaccagtgaactgttctttatttgcttgaggacaagcaaaactgtaaatttgggggagttgttagtcagtgaatacgactaacttttgtgtataaaacttgtgtaaattgtatcaaactcctccaatttatggttattttatagtgttgtaattactttttgttaaagataggtataaATAcgtagtacttccattttgtgtgtttaataatcattttctctcaatttcaggataattagGCAACttttgaagtgctgattttcaccctcttgctaagccaatctgttggcttagcgagctatCCGCTAAGTGCAATAATCCTTGGCTAagtgcgaggaagaatctggaagaaggatgagctatgCTTGTTCGCTGAGCGAAGGTCCATCTCGCTAAGTGCACCGCTTTAGTCCCTCCACTGAGCGAGTAAAGCCATGctaagctgaaattcactaatgcgcgctaagcggttcagaagtgcgctaagcgcacgagcacgaacaaagccacctatttaagcctgaaatcagattttgagggggagtttgGCCATTTTCTTAAGGAGCTTGTGCATgtgagagattctagagagagaaaggtccaagttccagagagtttgagagattttgttgtgtgaagatctgtagaGACTAGAGCTTGAAAAGGAAGTcgtcctgagagcttgagatgagtttgtgagtgattgtgaggtcctagaggtggaggagacatcctcactacttgtatttctgcaatctttcatctttctcttttcttcgttgtaaaggaagcttccctgtTATGGAAAACTAAattctctgttggatcttccttgtaggtatttgatgtaaatatctttttatctatttaatgatgttttgtgtgttcactgtgctatcatAACTCcattctaccatgcttttgccttaatcacgtagatgcatgtgtttttaggatcattcaacagtggaaactggtctgatttttagaacttgataggacagggctagtttgtcgtattttcacgaggaatcggggtatgataacctagttgttttatgtttgtcttaatgcggtcctggccgAGTTTGGTCCAACAAGAGAAATctgcggatgatgcttgatcaggattaggctagactatcatgaggaatcggggtttagcatttcaggagacaccatagaacgcatgagcattgttaagtagagaatatccttctagcatcaggcacctattaggaagaccaacgtgttgtctacttgtttttacgcaTCATTTCTCACATGATTTccccttttaatagttagtttacacacctgttcatataaatgcatctcttttcacactagacacctattcactgaaatagctttaccaggtaacacaagttccccgagagtttgatactcggttcttaccgttttatactacttgcgcgatcagGTGCACTTGCCGAAATCGGACCAGGGGACAAGAACCTAGAACATCTAAATACTCAAATTATAAATCTAAAACTTAGATTGTTGTGTAAGAAAAGATGTCTCATTCCCCCTTACatggaaaagaagaaaacataGAGAAGAGGCACTATTCCGACTCTGACTCATGATTCTGATGGGGATCCCTTCGAAGAATCTACAGTGGCAAGGGTtttaagaatagaaaaagatgCTTCATATAGATGTTGAACCTTTCCTTCAAGTGAGAAAGGAAACAAGCTTACACAAAGAAACTCATCATCCACTTTTGTGTTCTTTTGATAAGTAAGGGAGACTTGCATAAAGTGGTTAAGGGTCTCTTCTAACTTAATTGTTCCGTCTTGGTGTAAGGGTTGATGTTGTTGGTTTTGGGTTTGGAAAAAAGGTTTGTTGGAGGGTCCAACCTCTTGCTTCCAACCATAATTGTTGTTCCTCCACCCTTGATTGAAAGAATGGTAGAAAATGTTGTTGTAATTACCCTAGCAAATttgatttcccatgtaattTACTTCTCTTGGGAACCATTTACCATGTTGCATTGATCAGGAGGATGACCACCTCCATAGAGATTACAATGGAAGACTTGTAGTGTAGCTTGCACACTCTGAAGTTgaggtattttttaaatttactcgCTAGTGCATCAAGCCTTTGAGTGACCAACTAATTTTGAGCTAAAAGTGTGTCTTGTGAGTTCAACTCAAGGACTCCTCTCTTTTGCACAACTAAATGTGTTCTATCTCGACTCACTTCATAATCATTGGAAGccattttttcaataatttccTTGGCCTTCTCGTGAGTTTTGTGACACCTTCTACCAcaatttacatatttatatgataaaatacataaaaatatggaattacataaaatgagatttttttaagcatgaaagagttcacgtgggtaaaaggttcacattcacttcactattaccaaataaaacttgttaGAAACATTTTTAGCTCAAAACATCGTGCAATTAAAACAGAAGCccatgccccaatgtcacatcctatcaaaaCATTGTGTCCCGACATCTTctagcacaaggttccttaaagtaaTCCACCTAATCAtgtgctcccacgaacacaaggttcaagatcatgacaagatccaaacacaaacaacacacacggaatgagttatcacattcctaactaatagagagaaataaGACAACACGTAGATATAcattatataaatgaaatacaacttaTTTAAACATAACTCACATCATTCCACCACTTATTGTGTCACATCATATACTCAGATAGTTGATCTTAATTTGGACCATTTATTTCTTGTTTAAGATCTTTGTTTGGAACTTGATTTGGAACTTGTTTAAGATGGTCTTGGTTTTTGGCTCATCTGCTTTAACTAGCATTTGTGATCTGCAGCCACATTACACGGGTTTTTTAGAACATTATTGATGAAAATTACTTAGTGCTATTAGTTacctttgatttttatttattacatggCAGTTCAAGGTTACCTCAGCTACCTAATTAGAATGTCActtataatatttgatttttgatgGTTTTGATTCTGAATGATTTGGACAGTGTGATGAACCATTTTCCCTTAAGTGGAACAGTTCTTTCAGCATCAGTTCTTGTTGGCCTCACAACATCTCTTATCTTGTTTTGTAGTCATTTCCATCAGGTACTTTCATGTTTGAATTCTAACTTTCAATTTTTAGTAACTTTCATTAGGTGACATGTTTTTATGCACAACACAGGTGGAAGGAGATATCTACCTATGATGTGAATCTACCTCCCCACCCCATCGCCGTGTCGCACCGAGGCATCCATGATTGTGTCCTGGCCCCATTTATGTATTGTTTTTGTATTGTAAAAGAAGATGAGAGAAAGGGATTAAATCCGTTAGTACCCACAAAAATGGCCCCATTTGAACTCTGTAttgctttgttttttaaatgccCGTATGAGCACAGAAATGGTCCCTCGCTATTTTGTGTATCCTCTGTTGAGTATTTGGACCACATGTTGTGGGACAAAtctgttttaataaaaaatttcctgTCATATGTCCAGATTGGATTTTGTTATCTTTGATGCATTTTGGTAACAAGTAGGGGTAGGGGTAgtgttcatattttattttgattttataatgTATATGCTTCTTTACTGTCAGCGAGTCCAGTTTTAATTATCATGTTACATGATTATTGCTATTTTGAAGATAGATTCCATGTGTGACAAGTTCTTAAGCATTCCTGCGTTTGAGTTTAACTCAATTTTTCAAAGTCTGATGTTTGGGTGTTCTGAAATAATTGAAATTGTTGTTATTGCTATGTTTGTGCCTTCCGTGATGATATCATTTTGTggaatatttttttggaaagacTTAATTTCAAGTAATGAAATGAGCAGTAATCCGAGAAATTATGGCAGGATAAATGGAATATTATGTAGGATACAAGCCGTGGGGTATAACTTAGGCACTCGAGATGTTATAAGAGAAGAGGGTTCAAGAGATTTGAACACTGCCAATAGAGAGGTTCTTGTTGTTAGGAAAGTCTGGTCCTAGATGTTTGATGTAATTTGAaccaaaagaaacaataaaaataaaattcaaaacaactCTGACAATTACCTTACAATGTTATGAACACTACTTGCAATGCAATAACAAAAGCAATCCCAATCTAAGTAGCGAGAACAACAGCTCAGTGTATATTTAAATGGAGATCCTTTGTCATTAGCTCTTTACCTCTACCAAATGCTTGCAGCAAGCATGATGGCTGTCCTAGATATAAGCTTTAAATGGTAAATAAAAAGGATGAAATCAGATAGGTGAGGTCACGATTTACTCAAAATGTTTTTGGCTgtaactttaataaaaaattctgtCTATGTTCAGATTGGATTTTGTCATCTTTGATTCATTTTGGTAACAAGTAGGGGCAgtgttcatattttattttggtttaataatGTATATGCTTCTTTACTGTTAGTGAGTCCAGTTTTAATTATCATGTTACATGACTATTGCTATTTGAAGATAGATTCCACGTGTGACAAGTTCTTAAGCATTTGTAATTAAACTTTGGTTATGGCTACAAATTGTTATAGTGTATAACCAATTTTAAATAAGAGAAGTGATAAGAAtcatgtatttgattttttattgcgCTTGCAAATTGTTTATTGGGCTGTGGAAGATCATTTTTAATGTAGAATCTACCTATATTACCAATTCCAATTCCATCAGGATTTTTAATTGAACTATTTTCTTATCCATGTTAACGATGTGAATCTACCTATATATtacttattttctatttctctttcaGGTTAGACTTGGCACTGAAAAAGGTGAAGAGATAGTGAAAGGGGCAGTCATTAGGCTCGAGAGAAATACACGtcggagagagagaaaataaaggtTTGCAGGATCAGAAATTACATTCGGTTTGATGGCATGGTTGGCATGGTTGAAAGGAATTCCAAACCTCACAAGCCAGCTTTGAAGGGTGCATTTGACAAGAAGAAGACTTGCAAAACAAAGGATCCTGACGATAAAGTAAGAATAtgagtttagaaaaaaaagtaagtatATTTTTAAGTAAAGCTCATATGAGCGAGAGAGAGAGGGACACAGACTTATTGCTCGCGTGTTGAGTGTGTGATGGAATGTGTAGAGGATTTGATCCAAATTGTATTTATACTAATTAAGAGTGATTGACGATTCTTATTTGTAGGGGTTGTTGTAGCCTTTGGAAATAACTTTCAGGTTGTAGATAATAGTTTGGAgcttaaaaataatgttaaagatAAACATTTGCTTATAGATAAAAAGTAGAAGATAACATTACCTTGTAGATAATGTGTAGCCttatagataattaattatctGTCAATAGATATGATATTCAAATACATTTGTTGGGGAGCCTAGGTGCTTAGGGTCGAACATCCGTGTTCTCCTAGAGAAGGACTGCTGACGTGGAGGGTTGATACATGTCTCAAAGTAAATGATCGAATAACCAAATCAACTCGACCACTAGTCTAATTCCATATCTAATGTGTTAATACAACCGAACTGAGCTTAGTTTAATATCACTGGGTGTAAGAACATACCCTTAGGGACAATTTCATCATTTCAAGGGAGTTTTAAAAATCAAGAGGTCTGAATAGCAAGTTGAGGGGTAATAATATCAAGAATTTTAGCccctttttctttcccttcaTGTTCATTTTTTTCCCATTACTTCTATTCAAACAAGAGGTTATTTTTCTCCTCCATACTTCTATTCAAACAAACCGTAATAAATCATCTCATTTCCTATTAATTAATGGAAGTAAGTGCAATTAATaagcaaaagataaaagaaatgttgaagtaAAAAATTTGAGTTTGATGAGCTGGATCCTactttctttatatttattaaaagtaaaattaatttgtaagttCCTTaactattttgaaattttttaattaagttttaaattaaaaaaaataactgagTCATTGatcttgtgatttttttaattaagactcGAGGGTTTAAAACCATtataaatgatcattttttgataatttcaagtggtcatacactaattttagagaccaattaacaaaaaaattgtaaaactaAAGACtcgattttttttctaatttaaaaaccaaattaaaactTTTCAAATAGTTTAGCTATGGATCAATTTAACTTTGTTAAAAGACTAATGACAAAAGTCCTTCGGTATCTTAACCGCTTTTTGGAAGACtaatgtgattttaattttgtcaGTAGcactttgtttatttatatttatataaaaagttgtaACGCAAAGACTGTTAGGACTAGATCATCTATCtgtaattcagcaaaaaaaaaaattaaaaaaaaaatcatctatctgtaattcagcaaaaaaaaaatcatccatcTGTATTTTGTATTATTGCTTTCTCTTCCGACAGTTGACCTCAATTCCTTCGATGGAGTTCGCGTCTTCTTCATCACCCTTCTCAAAATCCAAACCCCAATTCATGTACGATGTGTTCATCAATTTCAGGGGAGAAGACACCCGTAAGAAGTTCGTTTGTCATATCTATAAGGCCCTCTCAAATGCTGGAATCAACACTTTCATTGACGAGGAGAACATACAAAAGGGAATGACGCTGGATGAACTAATGACAGCAATAGAAGGGTCTCAGATAGCAATAGTTGTTTTCTCCAAAACCTATACTGAATCTACCTGGTGTCTTCGTGAGCTTCAAAAAATCATTGAATGCCACGAAAATTATGGGCAAAGAGTCGTGCCCGTATTTTACCATATTGACCCATCCCATATACGTCATCAGGAGGGTGATTTTGGAAGTGCGTTGAATGCAGTTGCAGAAAGAAGACATTCAGGAGAAGATCTGAAATCTGCCTTGTCCAATTGGAAGCGCGTACTAAAAAAAGCTACAGATTTCTCTGGTTGGAATGAGAGGGATTTCAGGTAAATCAATCAATACTTTATATAGGTTGGGAGACGAAAGGTTAGTTGGGTGGTTAAAGAAACATAGGAATTCCTACTAATAACAAACTAGCGGTTAACATTTGGCgataacaaaaaaacactttataTAGTTTCtagcttcttttatttttaatcttattaattattttttgtaatagatGACCATTATAGTTACTATTGAACTGAACTTGAAGGAATGATGCTGAACTAGTGAAGGAAATTGTTAACGATGTTCTTACTAAACTGGAGTACGAAGTCTTGCCTATTACTCGATTCCCTGTTGGATTAGAGTCCCAGGTGCAAGAAGTGATTAGATTTATTGAAACAACCACATATTCTTGTATCATAGGGATATGGGGAATGGGAGGATCGGGTAAAACTACCACAGCCAAAGCCATCTACAATCAAATTCATCGTTCATTCATGGATAAAAGTTTCATTGAGGATATTAGAGAAGCTTGTAAAAGAGATCGAGGGCAAATACGTTTACAAAAACAACTTCTTTCAGATGTTCTAAAAACAAAGGTGGAGATACATAGCATTGGGAGGGGAACAACTGTGATAGAGAACAGACTTTCTAAAAAAAGGTTACTCATTGTACTTGATGATGTGAATAAGAGTGGCCAATTAAAAGCTCTATGCGGAAATCTTCAATGGATTGGTGAAGGAAGTGTAATAATCATTACAACTAGAGATAAACACCTGTTTACGGGACTTAAAGTTGATTATGTTCACGAAATGAAGGAAATGCACGCAAATGAGTCCCTTGAACTTCTTAGTTGGCATGCTTTTAGAGAAGCAAAACCAAAAGAAGACTTCAATGAACTTGCAAGAAATGTAGTTGCTTATTGTGGAGGACTACCACTAGCACTTGAAGACCTTGGTTTATATTTAACTAATAGGACTACAAATGAGTGGAGAAGTGCATTGTCAAAACTAGAAACAACTCCCAATCCTCATGTTCAAGAGATATTAAAAATAAGCTTTGATGGGTTAAATGATGAGAAGGAAAAAGATATATTTCTTGATGTATGTTGCTTCTTTATTGGTAAAGACATAGCCTATGTTACGGAGATACTAAATGGTTGTGGACTACATTCGGACTGTGGAATACCAGTCCTCATAGACCGTAGCCTCATAAAAGTTGAAAAGAACAACAAACTTGGAATGCATAATTTGGTACAAGAAATGGGAAAAGAGATAATTCGTCAAAGTTCAAGAAAGAAACCTGGGAAGCGCAGTCGACTGTGGTTTAATGTGGAAGTAGTTGATGTATTGACAAAGAATACTGTAAGTACATTCTTATTTACAGTTTAAACTTGgtagtgtttatgtttttttcatttggAATACATGTGTGGTTATGATGAGCATGTAGTACCACTTTTTACTGAGCTAATGGTAGAGATTTccaaatatacttttaattgcTGTTATAATCGCAGGGGACAGAAGTTGTTGAGGGATTGGCTCTGAAATTCCATGTCAACAGCAGAAATTGCTTCAAAACTTGTGCTTTTGAGAAAATGCAGAGATTGAGACTATTACAACTTGAAAACATACAACTTGCTGGAGATTATGGGTATCTTTCTAAGGAGCTGAGATGGATGTGTTGGCAAGGGTTTCCTTCAAAATACATAC harbors:
- the LOC114406357 gene encoding TMV resistance protein N-like isoform X2 — protein: MEFASSSSPFSKSKPQFMYDVFINFRGEDTRKKFVCHIYKALSNAGINTFIDEENIQKGMTLDELMTAIEGSQIAIVVFSKTYTESTWCLRELQKIIECHENYGQRVVPVFYHIDPSHIRHQEGDFGSALNAVAERRHSGEDLKSALSNWKRVLKKATDFSGWNERDFRNDAELVKEIVNDVLTKLEYEVLPITRFPVGLESQVQEVIRFIETTTYSCIIGIWGMGGSGKTTTAKAIYNQIHRSFMDKSFIEDIREACKRDRGQIRLQKQLLSDVLKTKVEIHSIGRGTTVIENRLSKKRLLIVLDDVNKSGQLKALCGNLQWIGEGSVIIITTRDKHLFTGLKVDYVHEMKEMHANESLELLSWHAFREAKPKEDFNELARNVVAYCGGLPLALEDLGLYLTNRTTNEWRSALSKLETTPNPHVQEILKISFDGLNDEKEKDIFLDVCCFFIGKDIAYVTEILNGCGLHSDCGIPVLIDRSLIKVEKNNKLGMHNLVQEMGKEIIRQSSRKKPGKRSRLWFNVEVVDVLTKNTGTEVVEGLALKFHVNSRNCFKTCAFEKMQRLRLLQLENIQLAGDYGYLSKELRWMCWQGFPSKYIPKNFNMENVIAIDLKRSNLRLVWKEPQDLASLKILNLSHSKYLTETPDFSKLRNLEKLILKDCPRLCKNNAFGDVAPMLGGLGILRSVLVQCDTELQLLKLVRTIVDYIYDVYFTDLEITSYASRISKHSLSSWLIGIGSYQEVFQILSKSIHEGLAINDSCDAFLPGDNDPHWLVRMGEGNSVYFTVPENCRMKGMALCVVYLTNPKNTAAECLIYVLMVNYTKCSIKIYKQDTVISFNDVDWQGIISHLEPGDKVKIFVTFGHGFVVKKTAVYLIRTLGEPSGPLTSSKRTLKCWSHYPHHSCS
- the LOC114406357 gene encoding TMV resistance protein N-like isoform X1, which produces MEFASSSSPFSKSKPQFMYDVFINFRGEDTRKKFVCHIYKALSNAGINTFIDEENIQKGMTLDELMTAIEGSQIAIVVFSKTYTESTWCLRELQKIIECHENYGQRVVPVFYHIDPSHIRHQEGDFGSALNAVAERRHSGEDLKSALSNWKRVLKKATDFSGWNERDFRNDAELVKEIVNDVLTKLEYEVLPITRFPVGLESQVQEVIRFIETTTYSCIIGIWGMGGSGKTTTAKAIYNQIHRSFMDKSFIEDIREACKRDRGQIRLQKQLLSDVLKTKVEIHSIGRGTTVIENRLSKKRLLIVLDDVNKSGQLKALCGNLQWIGEGSVIIITTRDKHLFTGLKVDYVHEMKEMHANESLELLSWHAFREAKPKEDFNELARNVVAYCGGLPLALEDLGLYLTNRTTNEWRSALSKLETTPNPHVQEILKISFDGLNDEKEKDIFLDVCCFFIGKDIAYVTEILNGCGLHSDCGIPVLIDRSLIKVEKNNKLGMHNLVQEMGKEIIRQSSRKKPGKRSRLWFNVEVVDVLTKNTGTEVVEGLALKFHVNSRNCFKTCAFEKMQRLRLLQLENIQLAGDYGYLSKELRWMCWQGFPSKYIPKNFNMENVIAIDLKRSNLRLVWKEPQDLASLKILNLSHSKYLTETPDFSKLRNLEKLILKDCPRLCKVHKSIGDLRNLILLNLKDCTSLGNLPRSVYKLKSVKTLILSGCSKIDKLEEDIVQMESLTTLIAKNVVVKEVPFSIVTLKSIEYISLCEYEGLSHNVFPSIILSWMSPTINPLSYIHPFCCISSFLVSMHIQNNAFGDVAPMLGGLGILRSVLVQCDTELQLLKLVRTIVDYIYDVYFTDLEITSYASRISKHSLSSWLIGIGSYQEVFQILSKSIHEGLAINDSCDAFLPGDNDPHWLVRMGEGNSVYFTVPENCRMKGMALCVVYLTNPKNTAAECLIYVLMVNYTKCSIKIYKQDTVISFNDVDWQGIISHLEPGDKVKIFVTFGHGFVVKKTAVYLIRTLGEPSGPLTSSKRTLKCWSHYPHHSCS